DNA from Cyprinus carpio isolate SPL01 chromosome B3, ASM1834038v1, whole genome shotgun sequence:
tttcttACCGCTTCTCCACGTCTTACTCAGTCTCTCTTTCCCCCGTCGTTCTCACCACGTCCCTTCCTCTGTTTATCTGCAGCTCTGAAAATACAGTAGATTCCGCATTCATTGGTTCCGTTAGGCTGGAAGAACAACTCCTCCTTCTTTACGGAACAGAAcgaatatgtttttattacctttgtCCATGTACTTACACATCTGAATCAACAAGGCCCTCGTTGCTGGGTTGTTAAGCCCTATTTGAGAATTGTATGACCCCTTCTTGCTGTTAGCCGGGAGCCGAAGGGGCAAGTTTCAGCACCGAGACGCTGGACAGCTCCTATGCAGAGCGCCGTCTACGTCTTGCGCTACTGCAGTTCAATCACTGTGTGGCGCACGTGAGGTGGACACAAAAAATACACTCTAACCTACCAAAAACCATCCTGTAGTGAAGGGGAGTCTGCCCCATTCGATGAATCAGTTCTTTCGAACAGTTGGTTGATGAACTAGTTCTAAGAACGATTCAGTGATTCTTTCATCTCATCACGTGGTCACTGACATCACGGCGTGAAATGTTTGCGTGATGCTTACCTGTAAAACGTTACAGTAGACAAAATTCCTGCTAAATTGGCCGGTTTTCACAGACAAGCCCTGCTAGCATTGGTGTATAAGCACACTTTTTCACCCCTCAACTATTTCATATGGAATAACAAGggcatattatttaaaaaacctttATTCTATTATACTTGGTTCAGTGAAGGTATTCTTTTAATAAGAAACAGTAAGTTAATTCCCATGGGGAGCTATTTGTTTTCTTACACTGAATTTCTCCAAAAATTCCAATTACCAATTAAACCAACAGAATTAGCTATTGTTCTTGACACAGTTCCAAAGAGTGtgatgttacttttaaaaaaatctgtatttcagAAGAAACCAGCATGGATAATCCTtggaaatggaaatattttcatttaaaatgttgatgttttaaaTCAACAGTGTAGCAATGAGATTATAAGGAATGTTCTTTGTTCTGTGTCCTTGCCTGCAGCAAGATTTTTTTGGTCTTCTTTATTTGGTAATATCTCTTTGGGTACAAGCATAGGACTCGAATTAATAAAGCTGCCaaattacattttgtatcatGGCGTAACATCGAAATCAGGAAGGTGTCTTTACAAAATCTACTAACTTCATAGTATGATTTATACCACTAGGCTACACATGTTTTGGAAAGATTTAAGTTACCTTAATAGCAAAACTTTCATATACCTGTGAATTTTTGCAGTCAATTAGCAATAAACTATTCGTTGCATCCGCCCATTCTCtaatatcttaaatttttttattgtattttttactcAAGATTATATTTTGGATCCCTTTTTTAACGATTTGACATTTGGGATATTTCGAACTTAACGtggtttattttgttaatagAGTGTATGATAGAAATTTGTATATTTGATGTACTTTTtatacagaaaatgaaaatttgaatcgtaaataacagcatattatacatttgtttatttgagGAAAATACCATATACATAAGAAGACGTGAGCTCAATGTAAAccaaatttttcacattttataaattactttaaattaggCCTATAAGTAAATCTCTCGGAACAAACCATGTAATggtttgaaagtttgaaacatGTAATACTCTGAAAGTATtgaaatttatgtattttttctttttggggcttttctttatttttcctctttttttttgtgtttttttccatatCTATCTGGCAGTGGTAATGTTAGTAAGGTCATGTGTTtaactgtaaatatgtaaaatggtCTTCCTTCCTCTGGTTCTTGTGGCATTTaattaataaagcataaaaaaattcaAACGTTACAGTAAAGTCATGTGCACATAttgttgtaagggaaacaggtcaatttagctcaaagggaatcatttaagattttaaagggaatttgaacagaatcactgtttcacggctgatcactgaaacgaccagcgattcactgaacgagccgtttaacatcaaatctgcgctggaatatttatatccaaagtatagtgaaaactattaattagcacagtaacaagacaggcagtttaagacattaacttgtaagcacaaaacacaagatacttctcttttcaatatgaataaggctttattagataaatctaagacatatattAACTAATCtaaacacataagcacacacgcactcacacacttcacacaagttgcaggaagatagtgAAAGTTATcggttagggaagaatgagtttaagagaatgaaaatgtgaaatcccaagtttacagcaatacgtgaaattgcatagacatgaacaaccatcagtcacttaattaaccctcgcattgagttcatcaattaggttaaaattatattagatacaccagtacagatcagagtctggaggtacgttacttgtgatgcctgtgtaacgggattccctttgttgtcgctgaaaagggggtttcccgaggttgctgattggctggaagttcagtagttgttgaagtggcgtcttgggaagcccgtggttgggagTTGGTAGgggatgcggagttgtgggctggttgaagtttcagacgggcacgcgaggtcagactcggagacacggcgttaaaAAACTTAACTCaggaacacgaaactctcaaacggaaaagaaaagaaactaaagaaaaagaaaagaagtaaagtttgacgagactaggtggtgtttcttctcatcgtggctaagcagcagcaacgctaaaagtgatgacttaaagcagcagctaaaaagcaggctaaaagccaaagcatgactgatagcaaaagctaaacgaaagctaaaagctaaaagcaaaatttgatggtgtcctgagtatttaaactggcctttcggccacacctcaaatgttgtcttgaccaattagatattttctTTGCTCTGGGTGTttcgatgtttgtcccacccatttcataaatcatatgttatcttatcaagcacgtggtccgaattttcccgctcttgcagggtataatttggacatgattcctataacaagaatatgatacatttgacaaataactgatggtcagaaacgtttcaagcaaaaggattcgaacacacacatactaagcatgaatatgatcccttaagctattcaagagttatttaaaaagacatacacaataagtgattagaaacatgatagtcaaatgtgtgggttacatgtatgatatggagttaagcaatggactgatatccatttagaagtctttttgagttcatttttggtgcatatatgcattggaaggcattctctgtgccattcgtgtggagtaaggatatgtcctgtgaagaccagagaggttaacagggtctccttaggaatttcagtctggttcccTTCgagggggggaagtcaatccaaatagcttgtgatcatgattactatcatgggtttaatCTGATGATaaacgctgtgcatctctttgaccatcagtctggattacttgccccaaattttgacaatctcttctccgaattgaaattgtcaataattgttctaatggtgttaatgttgaaagctgttctttgaaagagttggttagttatcttgcttcagactgtggtgggagttgatttacaacatcctgcctttctgtggaattcggctcatgtttcaaccaggctcccgatcgaatctttaatttgtctggttcaggcctcatacgctacattgttgtttgttgtgctatttttttttttttttttagtttgcgtCCACGAGTTAACTCCTGAAatcataatttataatgtaaCTGTAATTTACAAGTACATAATacgcacacaaaaaaatcatttagctTTAAAAGACTATgtaaaaacaaagacaacaaatGTGTTTCATATGTGTGTTGGTGAACCTCATTTTCAGTAGGCCTATAGATTGGTAAAAGAATTGTTCAATATGATTCGTTCATCATACTGACCTGTTTTGTGAATCGATTCATTAAAAGATCCGATTCAATCTCCCCGTCAGCCTGCAGACGGACAGAAACGGACAAAAACATGCGAATAGAAAAACTGGCTAGAAAGGATGCAAAATGATTGTTCCTGTGGATCGAAAGGGTTATTTTCTTCTTAGGATGTGATATTGAGATACACATACTTGATATTAATTTGGCCAAAGATGATCACATGATTACTTAAAATCTGTTTGTTGTGGTATTTGTTAGTGAGTCTGTTGACTCGAGAAGTGCTCAGACAGGCTCAGCCTTATTTATGAGTCGGTTCATTAAAAAGATTCGACTCACAAAAACGATTCGGACATCGCTCATTGACAGTCAACACGCCAGCCATACGGTAGGAACTGCCATCTATGTCTGCTCAACCCTCACCTGCTAGCCTGCCATAGGCCTAAACGGACAAAAATAAACGACTGAAAAAATACAACGAAGAACGGACGCAAACTGATTTTTTCCTTGGAACGTGGGTTCGAATGGAACGTTCGTATCTGACAATAACTGGGCCGGGAGCGTccaaatgattatttaaaatccGTTTGACGCGCCGCGCCAGTTGTGGTATTTTGGAGGGAGGTGGAGGAGCGAGAGACGGAGGATCGCGCAAGAAACGCATCAGCTAGAGCGGAGctagagaaaaaaacacacacacgaaaTATCCAAAGAATCACCAGGACAAGGAAAGAAACATAGAGGATTCAATTTGACGAATAGAAAAGAGAAACTGCGTATTGCGGGTGCGTATGTGTTCTGTTTCCCTCGGACAGACTGCTGTTTTGGCGAGCTTGTTACCTTGCGCAACATCCACCTGCATAAAGATGCAACGGATGCGTTCATGAAATCATTATAAACCATTCATATTAATCCAATATTGCTTTACTTTAGAATGAAATACAGGTTTATTCAGTCTAGACGGCTTGCTAATGCGTTTTGGGGGGAGAATGGGCGTCTTGCGTCATAGGCAGGGATAAGAGCAGATGTTTTTGAAGCAGATGAGGAGAAGAGCGTCTGAATAAATTATCTGAACGCTCTGCCCGCAGTGTCAGCAACATCATCTGCTCGCATATTCCGTCGTGGTTACCATTAGTGTGGGTATTATAAATTAATGTCGAGCTTCAATATGTTTTCATCTGCCTCTTGGTCATTTGTAttatgaaccatttttttttttatcagcatcgGCGTGTGCGGTAAATACTAAATGAGGCTTGTGGTGGTGACTGAGCCACTAGCAGACCAGACCTGTTCTCTTCTACCTGTCTCTCGTGTTGACGGTGACATCATTGATCACTGAACGTGGACACGTCAGGGGCCATATGTCTCGTGCGCTGTCAGGCCTCGGGGGCCACGGCGGGGCCATTAGATTTGATAGACGACAAAAGACCCAATGACTTTAGGGAATATTTTACGAGATGACGCATTTCTGCAGTTTATTTTCCTTTTGAACTTCCGAATTAAGAAACTGCAATGTTTTTGCCCGCATGTCATcggtaattgttttaaattgcagtGATAAAAACCTAATTCACCAGACTaactcatatgtgaccctggaccaccaaAACAGTCATTAGTAGCgcggatatatttgtagcaatagacagcaacacattgtatgggtcaaaagtaTCGAATCTTCtcttatgacaaaaatcattaggatattaagtaaagatcatgttccatgacgatattttgtacattttcgaccgtaaatatatcaaaacttcatttttaaattagtaatatgcattgctaagaacttcatttgcagattccagattttcaagttgtatctcagccaaatagcgtcctatcctaacaaaccatacatcaatggaaagtttatttaatcagctttcagaGATATATGAATCTCAGTTTTGTGGTCGAGGGTCATATTTAACtaacacttcagctttaaagacgtaatcattttttttctttctagcgTCCCTGTATTTTCCTATTTGTTGAAATAGGAAGTTTAGGCGGGTTATATCAATGTACTCCATGCTTTAAAACAATAACCAATAAGCTGCATAAACCATGAGTTTTGTACTTAGCAGTGTTTTAAGTATCGTAGagggacattctcattctagagagctTTCGAGTGGACAGAATTTGCCAGTATCTGATGACTTACACAgatgttgaaaagtttggggtcggaatgatttttttaaatgtttttgaaagtctcttatgctcatcaaagctgcattattactgtaaaaacCATGATAATGTGACACATTACtacaatttgtaataaaatactgttatatagttgaatgcattgtaaaatggaatttattcctgtgacacaaagctgaattttcagcatcattactccagtcttcagtgtcacatgatcctttaatcattctaatatactgatttgattacatttttaagtattatttgatgaatagaaagttcagtaaCACAGACCTTACTTGAGATTTCATGCTTTGATGTCCCTTAACTTTAATCTTTTCCTTTTTATCCTTCTTTCCCTCTTActacttctttttttctcttgtttgctTGCAGCCAGGCTGtccttatatatttaaaaatggtgtCCACAGTTTTTGCTGTGACACTGTCTGTCACACTGCTGCACCTGGCTTCAGGTAATGTGCACCTACTTGTGTGAGTGTgcttttgtatgtttaaatattgaCGTGAGGTGAATGCACATAATATATGTAGATCACTTTACAATGAACCTATTTAGAGGCAAAAAACTAAGTTTGACAGTTCAAGGGGCTTTTTAGGTGCATCTTTAGGGACGTCAGATCCTGAGGCTCCTCCCACCGTGACCTCCAGTCCCCGGCCCTTTGGAGATCTCATCCATGCTGCGCTTCTGAGTAAGGAGTACCTGGGCCACACCCCTGGTAGCAGAGGTCAGTCCTTTATAACGAGCACACTTTAAACTgcatacttttaataataaaccaGGTCTATGTCACCCCGTTTTACCATAATCTGAATCTGGGATTTAACTCACAGGCACAACTACTAACCCGACCCAGGCCATCCCGTCCATCAGAGAATCAGATCCCGTCTCCACAATGATATCACCAGGAATCCTCACCACCGCAGTGACCTCATCGGCTGCACCTCAAGCAGGCCAATCAGGTTTTGGGAGTGCCGTGACATCACCCCCAGCTGAGGAAGAGACCACAACCACTCTAATCactacaacaacaataacaacagtgcACACACCAGGTATCATAACCAACAAAAGCGCATAACAGTTGGAGATGGTTAAATAATTTCCAACATGAAGCTCTAAACTCCACAGATGTCCCTCAGTGGGTCTCAgagcattaaaataatttctaaataatattctATGGTCACCAGGACACATTTCCTAATACTAAGGtcactttttctaaactcttcaCACTCCTAATCAACTTTCAGCTTGGCCAGCTTGGCATAGCAGTAAATTTTACATCCAAAATGCACCAAAGCTATCAAAACTCTTCATACTGTACCTTTTCATACTGTACTcttcatactgtactgtacaagtGTCACTAATAAAACAGTGACCTAAAAACACGTATAACCGGTAACATTATATagtgttttcttttgtaaatgttttcataaatcaAGAATGACAGCTCTCTTTTTAGTATTCACTGCAGTATATGTTaaattacagtacaaaaaaaatcctgaaactgAAAGACTAACACTTGCTAGGTGTTCATCTATATATAACACTTGCTAGGTGTTCATCTAAATATAACTGATAGTTTTGATAGTACTTAATCtttatttggaatatattttaaagtggtATTACtggaaaaatgtataaagtattatcttgaaaagttttgaaaacatgctaaatgtaaacatgcaaatttGCCAGTAGGGTCATATAATTTTGCTTATGTCTGAGTGAAAAAGATTTCATGTAATTTGAAAGATGTAGTCACTGAATGTATTTTGCAATGGAAAATGGATTGGCCCACAGTTTGGCCCACATAGATCTCTTTTTTAAAGTTGTCTTTAACACTTTTAAACTGTCTTTCCAGTTCAGTGCAATGCCAGTCTGTCAGGAATGGAGGGAATAGTTGAGTCCCCTGATCCACTCTCCTCCTCATCTCCATTTTCCCCACTGGAGTGCACCTACAGCATCACAGTTTATCTTGGATATGGTGTTGAAATACAGGTGTGATGGTTTCATCGTTACCACAGTTTCCATTATAACCTCAGATATCCTCTCTCTATGTCACCATGGTTACTGGCTGTTAACATAGCTAATGCATCTTGTTGGCATTTGCATGGGCGATGCCACTCTAATGAGTTTTGAAATTTGTGCCCTTGATACAGTCTCGGACAACGACATCATTAACTGCGTTTATGGTAACACCTGTCTGTTTTAAAGGTGAAGAAAGTAAACTTGTCCAAGGAGGAGTCACTTACCATTCTGGAGTTGGGTGGCACAGCGCCTGAGCTTTTGGCCAATGAGACGCTAATGAGCGAAGGTCAGGTGATTCGTAGCTCAACCAACCAAGTGCAGATCCACTATAAGAGCCTGAAGCAAGCCAATCATGGtgttttcagctttcactatcaaGGTATTTTGCTTGTAACAGTGATTGAgcataccgttcaaaagtttggggttgtaaaaaaatctcttatgctcaccaaggctgcatttatttgataaaaaaaatacattaaagcagtaatgttatgaaatgttattgcaatttacaataactgttctattttaatattatttaaatgtaatttattcctgtgatgtcaaagctgaatatttagtagtcgtcagtgtcacatgatccttccgaacGTCTAATTGGCTGATTTTGTTGCTCAAtacatgtttttcattattatcgatgttgaaaacagttgtactgcttaaaggtgacatatcaggaaaatctgactttttccgtgtttaagtgctataatcgggtctctggtgcatctaccaactcagaaaaacatgaaaaagaacaGCCCTGTACATTTTTTGGTAAGCCTGTCTctgcaagcttgtgaaaaaaTGAGCTGTTCAGATTTTGTTTCCCCTGTGACGTACAAAGAggatcttattataatatcaCCGCCCCTTAATCTACACGTTTCCACCCACAGCGCTGCCATTGTGTTTTCGCAAACGACAACAGTGTACCAGTTCTAACACCATGACAAAACTTTgagcaaagcatgctaactgttctgtctttggctgcaaagatgagcacagaacactatttagagtcccagcctcagaggagacaacagagcagtggatttattgatttatttgctgtatattacgctgctgccaccacacagatctaatatagctaaacatgcaatttctttcccagctgtttatcTTCACAGAAACCTTTACttaaccgactgtttttgtaactcttgtgtgttttaaacataaacttgAATGTATTTAACAGTTTAAGCATAATATGACATGAAAGAGagcttagtttagtactcacatgctgtgtgaCATCTGTTTTCTGTGCATGTGCTCTggatgtgtgcgctcagaaaacaGTATATTGGAAATTTAAACTGATATGGTtgaaaacgcatgatttcagcgcgatagacatgataatcaaaatcAAACAGTATCTGAGGTacgagctgtaaaggcacagccctattctggaaaagggggcggggagcatcagctcatttgcatttaaagaaacatgcaTGAAAACAGCCTGTTTATGCTTCCACTCCAAATAGGCATTtccaaaatgatataataaatgatctgtggggtattttgagctgaaacttcacagacacattttgGGAACACCTGTAAACCATTTTGTAAAAGGGTTATAATAGGTatcctttaatatttttgtggaatccgtgatgcattatttttttttcaggattctttgatgaatataaagtttgaaagaacagtatttatttggaTTGGAAAtcttttatcattataaatgtctttactgtcacgtttgataaATTTAAGGCAACCTTggagaataaaattattactttctTAATTAATGACTTACTGACCCCTAAACATGTACTGTAAGCGAAAtgcaatttttgttgttttgacatAACAGGAATTACAGAGTTTtcttgttcttttaaaaactcaTCCCAGCGTTCCTCCTGTCCTGCTCGTTTCCTCTCTCCCCTGAGAGTGGCGGAGTGACTGTCACTGATATTCATCCTGGAGGTCAGGCTCACTTCCATTGTGATCCTGGatttgaggtcagaggtcatgaggTTGCAACCTGTTTGAATACCACCCGACCCAAATGGAGCACCCCAGAACCCCAGTGTGTGGGTGGGTTCAATTTTCAttcagttattttgttgtttttcagtatcTACAATTGCTTGAAGACATTTCTGTTTAATGCCATGTGTATAAgcattcatgtgtgtttttgtatattaaagcTGTATCTTGTGGAGGGTGGATTAGAAATGCTAGTGTTGGACGCATCCTGTCTCCAACCCTCCCCTCTGCAAGTAACCATAGCAGCGGTAGCAACCTGAGCTGCCATTGGCTGCTGGAAGCCAAGGAAGGCCACAGGCTCCATCTCCATTTTGAGAGGGTGGCTCTTGATGAAGACAATGACAAGTGAGAGTTCAAGTCTTCATTGTTCTTGTGTATTAAGTCACTTAATTTGTatcttatttttgattatttatttttgtacttttgtttttcACTACACTCATGTAGTTGCAATACTATATGTATTTAGAAAAAGTAGAAGCTATACAGAAGTTTTCTGTTTATGAATGAACACCAAATTAGATCTTCTTCTCTTTCCAGTACAATCTACCATGATCTCAATCCTTCCTggatcatttttaaatgtcacactTTTCTTAATGTTCTTTTTCGATCCCTCATCCCTGTCCTAGGCTGATTGTGCGCAGTGGCAATAGCTCTACAGCTCCGCTCCTCTTCGACTCGGATCTGGATGACATTCCAGAGCGAGGCTTTGTGAGCGAGGGAATGTCTCTGTATGTGGAGCTCACGGCTGATTCCTCCTCCATCCCACTGCTGCTGGCGCTCCGCTATGAAGGTAAGACAACATGttacacatttaacaaaacatatttcattactcTAAACCATATATcactacaaactaaaaaaacCATCCTTCCTCTTTTTTCTCTTACAGCCTTTGATGGGGAACACTGTTATGAACCTTACCTGCCTCATGGGAATTTCAGCAGCAGTGACATCACCTTCCCACTGGGTACTGTAGTAACCTTCTCATGCTCTCCTGGTTTCATCATGGAGCAAGGCTCAGGAGTTATGGAGTGTGTTGACCCCAATGACCCTCACTGGAATGAGAGTGAACCTGTCTGCAGAGGTATGACGtcacatatttacaatatttttacactaccattcatgaatttggggtcagtaagattttatgtttttattaaagaaattaatacttctattcagcaaggacacattaaattgatcaaaagtgacggtgaagacttttacattgttacaaaaatatttcaacgAATGCTGTACtttatcaaagaatgctgaaaaatatatcagagtttccataaaatattaatcagcacaactgttttcaacattggtagtAATAAGAAATATCTGTTCAGactcaaatcagcatattagatttctgaaggatcatgtgacactgaagactggagtaatgatgctgaaaattctttggcatcacaggaaaaaattacattttaaaaatagatattaaattagaaaacaattttttttttaaaatgtaatgttatgtcATACTATTACTGTTTGAACTGTATTTGTCATTAAACTAATGCAGCCTTGGAggacaaaacactgaaaaatcatACTGACTTCAAATGTCCGAATGGTGGTGTTATGTCATTCATTCACAAACTGCACAACTACAGTATCTACTGATCTTTATTAGAACTGTCAATTTACTCCATTAATTTAGTGTGAATTATAACGAAAGTATCCTTGAATCCTTGTAATGCTAAAGTGGTTTAAAGTTGATTCAAAAATCTTTCATTAAGtaaatttcaaaacaattttcaaaTTGTACCTACTAGGGTTTCAAGGAACTTACTCATATAATCAGTCTGGCCTAATAATGTGAAAGCTGTTTTAATAattccttctctttcttctctcagCTTTGTGTGGCGGGGAGCTCACGGACACGGTGGGAACTGTGTTGTCACCTGACTGGCCACAGAGCTACTCTAAGGGGCAGGACTGTGTGTGGCAAATACATGTCAGCGAGGACAAGCGCATCGAACTGGACATACAAATGTAAGTATATCTATTTGATTGTAACAGTTTGTGTttaattccatttattttttatctattttcttATCTTTTGTTTGCAGTTTGAACATCCGCCATAACGACATTCTCACGCTATTTGATGGTCATGATCTGACGTCACATGTGATTGGACAGTACCTGGGCTCAAGAGAAAGGTTCAGGGTTGTATCAGGAGGTTCAGAGGTCACCATTCAGTTTCAGAGCGATCCTGATGACTCCACATTTATTCTGAGCCAAGGCTTCCTCATTCACTACAGAGGTACATGTCAAAGGGGTTGTCTTTTTTCTGTATCTTTTGTGCTGTAGCTTACAGTCATGTCACTTCCTTTCATTCCTTGCAGAGGTGGAACCAAATGACACATGTCCTGCCCTTCCACAAATTGAGTTTGGCTGGAGCAGCTCCTCCCACCCGTCTCTGGTGAGAGGCAGTGTGTTAACCTATCAGTGTCAGCCTGGTTATGACATTGTTGGCTCTGATATCATCACCTGTCAGTGGGATCTCTCCTGGAGCAACAACCCACCGACCTGTGTGAAAAGTGAGCCGCGTTATGTTTTATCATTGGAGCACATTGGTGTATTTACTGGTTCCCTTTGGTTAGTAGACTCATCATTTACCGGTTAATACTGTACACACTC
Protein-coding regions in this window:
- the LOC109063314 gene encoding seizure protein 6 homolog isoform X1 translates to MSRFIKKIRLTKTIRTSLIDSQHASHTAVLIYLKMVSTVFAVTLSVTLLHLASGASLGTSDPEAPPTVTSSPRPFGDLIHAALLSKEYLGHTPGSRGTTTNPTQAIPSIRESDPVSTMISPGILTTAVTSSAAPQAGQSGFGSAVTSPPAEEETTTTLITTTTITTVHTPVQCNASLSGMEGIVESPDPLSSSSPFSPLECTYSITVYLGYGVEIQVKKVNLSKEESLTILELGGTAPELLANETLMSEGQVIRSSTNQVQIHYKSLKQANHGVFSFHYQAFLLSCSFPLSPESGGVTVTDIHPGGQAHFHCDPGFEVRGHEVATCLNTTRPKWSTPEPQCVAVSCGGWIRNASVGRILSPTLPSASNHSSGSNLSCHWLLEAKEGHRLHLHFERVALDEDNDKLIVRSGNSSTAPLLFDSDLDDIPERGFVSEGMSLYVELTADSSSIPLLLALRYEAFDGEHCYEPYLPHGNFSSSDITFPLGTVVTFSCSPGFIMEQGSGVMECVDPNDPHWNESEPVCRALCGGELTDTVGTVLSPDWPQSYSKGQDCVWQIHVSEDKRIELDIQILNIRHNDILTLFDGHDLTSHVIGQYLGSRERFRVVSGGSEVTIQFQSDPDDSTFILSQGFLIHYREVEPNDTCPALPQIEFGWSSSSHPSLVRGSVLTYQCQPGYDIVGSDIITCQWDLSWSNNPPTCVKIQQCPDPGEVVNGARSVHPESGFAVGTVVRFTCNQGYQLEGPNQISCHGRDTGMPKWSDRSPKCVLKYDPCPNPGVPDNGYQTLYKHSYQAGETLRFFCYEGYELIGEVIINCVPGHPSQWNSPPPFCKVAYEGLLDDHKLEVSQSLEASHQMLSENIALAIILPIILVILLIGGIYMYYTNVCRWQWKPLFWKSLSHTHSYSPITVESDFNNPLYEAGDTREYEVSI
- the LOC109063314 gene encoding seizure protein 6 homolog isoform X2 — translated: MVSTVFAVTLSVTLLHLASGASLGTSDPEAPPTVTSSPRPFGDLIHAALLSKEYLGHTPGSRGTTTNPTQAIPSIRESDPVSTMISPGILTTAVTSSAAPQAGQSGFGSAVTSPPAEEETTTTLITTTTITTVHTPVQCNASLSGMEGIVESPDPLSSSSPFSPLECTYSITVYLGYGVEIQVKKVNLSKEESLTILELGGTAPELLANETLMSEGQVIRSSTNQVQIHYKSLKQANHGVFSFHYQAFLLSCSFPLSPESGGVTVTDIHPGGQAHFHCDPGFEVRGHEVATCLNTTRPKWSTPEPQCVAVSCGGWIRNASVGRILSPTLPSASNHSSGSNLSCHWLLEAKEGHRLHLHFERVALDEDNDKLIVRSGNSSTAPLLFDSDLDDIPERGFVSEGMSLYVELTADSSSIPLLLALRYEAFDGEHCYEPYLPHGNFSSSDITFPLGTVVTFSCSPGFIMEQGSGVMECVDPNDPHWNESEPVCRALCGGELTDTVGTVLSPDWPQSYSKGQDCVWQIHVSEDKRIELDIQILNIRHNDILTLFDGHDLTSHVIGQYLGSRERFRVVSGGSEVTIQFQSDPDDSTFILSQGFLIHYREVEPNDTCPALPQIEFGWSSSSHPSLVRGSVLTYQCQPGYDIVGSDIITCQWDLSWSNNPPTCVKIQQCPDPGEVVNGARSVHPESGFAVGTVVRFTCNQGYQLEGPNQISCHGRDTGMPKWSDRSPKCVLKYDPCPNPGVPDNGYQTLYKHSYQAGETLRFFCYEGYELIGEVIINCVPGHPSQWNSPPPFCKVAYEGLLDDHKLEVSQSLEASHQMLSENIALAIILPIILVILLIGGIYMYYTNVCRWQWKPLFWKSLSHTHSYSPITVESDFNNPLYEAGDTREYEVSI